The following are from one region of the Corylus avellana chromosome ca1, CavTom2PMs-1.0 genome:
- the LOC132166891 gene encoding protein PNS1 isoform X1, whose protein sequence is MGATELVEERESDGGEERDENEKKEEQEVKDVEKGEVGFQEEVVGSHGHGDFHVSRMQRLNPSNPLRIVINSATRVGTPSPPQPARPARPAHPAHPAHRAQPRSAPTPTPTQTPTPQQPSLTTLNSRAYTNRISLFVFLLHTVVAVGVVGFLVFKGIQGLIGGAESIKRKEKKVLMHYLPQVEAASLLSITLAFTWQKAVREWPTIMLHFILWSSFLVTLSAGILLICFQKPPTDGVGVCFIAFAIGIGLYACWVTQRIGFCCKVLIKSLEPVSKFPDLNQPIYWMLGAGFLWMSLWILAVIGALNFYFPPLVIIALGLSLAWTAEVMRNIANLTVSRVIALYYLRGMQSNTQFCFQRALTRNLGSACLASLFVPAIEALRIVARGLNLLEGEDEFMFSCAHCCLRVMESIFRYGNGWAFVQIASYGKGFVKASQDTWELFEKEEMEPIVDSDITSSICFLTGVCSGSICVIVVAAWTARVHQSFTATISLLAFFIGYLMTRIAMAVPHACVSCYYVCYAENPENRLFDKMIKDRLNMMKSGRDVVVPTPRVPRQFAAT, encoded by the exons ATGGGTGCTACAGAGCTT gtggaggagagagagagtgatgggggtgaagagagagatgagaatgagaagaaagaagaacagGAAGTGAAGGATGTGGAGAAAGGTGAGGTGGGTTTTCAAGAGGAGGTGGTTGGGAGCCATGGCCATGGAGATTTTCATGTTTCGAGGATGCAGAGGCTGAATCCCTCAAACCCTTTGAGGATTGTCATTAACAGCGCCACTAGAGTTGGAACTCCCTCTCCTCCTCAGCCTGCTCGTCCTGCTCGTCCTGCTCATCCTGCTCATCCTGCTCATCGTGCTCAGCCTCGCTCTGCACCAACTCCAACACCAACACAAACACCAACCCCACAA CAGCCGTCACTGACGACTCTGAATTCAAGAGCTTACACCAATAGAATATCTCTGTTTGTGTTCCTTCTGCACACGGTTGTGGCTGTTGGGGTagttggttttcttgtattcaAGGGAATTCAAGGGTTAATTGGAGGAGCTGAATctatcaaaagaaaagagaaaaaggtgtTAATGCATTATCTGCCGCAAGTTGAAGCTGCATCTCTTTTAAGCATTACTCTTGCATTTACATGGCAAAAGGCTGTCAGGGAATGGCCAACAATCATGCTTCATTTTATACTATGGAGCTCTTTTCTCGTGACGCTATCTGCCGGAATTCTCCTTATTTGCTTCCAAAAGCCTCCCACCGATGGTGTCGGAGTCTGTTTTATTGCCTTCGCAATAGGCATTGGATTATACGCTTGTTGGGTCACGCAGCGAATCGGGTTTTGCTGTAAGGTCTTGATTAAATCGCTTGAACCCGTTTCAAAATTCCCTGATTTGAATCAACCTATTTATTGGATGCTTGGGGCTGGATTCTTGTGGATGTCCCTGTGGATTTTAGCTGTGATTGGAGCCTTGAATTTTTACTTTCCCCCATTGGTCATAATTGCATTGGGTTTGAGCTTGGCTTGGACTGCTGAAGTAATGAGAAACATTGCTAATTTAACTGTAAGTAGGGTCATTGCTCTGTATTATCTCAGGGGAATGCAATCTAATACTCAGTTCTGCTTCCAAAGAGCGTTGACTCGGAATCTTGGAAGTGCTTGTCTAGCCTCTCTCTTTGTGCCTGCAATTGAGGCCCTGAGAATTGTTGCTCGGGGTTTAAATTTGCTCGAGGGAGAAGATGAGTTCATGTTTTCTTGTGCACATTGCTGTCTCAGAGTCATGGAGTCCATCTTCAGATATGGAAATGGCTGGGCCTTTGTGCAG ATAGCATCATATGGAAAAGGTTTCGTGAAGGCTTCACAAGACACTTGGGAGCTCTTTGAGAAGGAAGAAATGGAACCAATTGTTGACTCTGACATAACCAGCTCAATTTGCTTCTTAACGGGGGTCTGCAGTGGCTCTATCTGTGTCATAGTTGTGGCTGCTTGGACAGCCAGAGTACACCAAAGTTTTACAGCCACCATTTCACTCCTTGCTTTCTTCATTGGATACCTCATG ACGAGGATTGCCATGGCAGTACCGCACGCCTGCGTGAGTTGTTATTATGTTTGCTATGCGGAGAATCCCGAGAACAGGCtgtttgataaaatgataaaagatcGTCTCAACATGATGAAGTCTGGCCGCGATGTGGTTGTGCCTACACCCCGAGTGCCCCGCCAGTTTGCAGCAACATAG
- the LOC132166891 gene encoding protein PNS1 isoform X2, whose amino-acid sequence MGATELVEERESDGGEERDENEKKEEQEVKDVEKGEVGFQEEVVGSHGHGDFHVSRMQRLNPSNPLRIVINSATRVGTPSPPQPARPARPAHPAHPAHRAQPRSAPTPTPTQTPTPQPSLTTLNSRAYTNRISLFVFLLHTVVAVGVVGFLVFKGIQGLIGGAESIKRKEKKVLMHYLPQVEAASLLSITLAFTWQKAVREWPTIMLHFILWSSFLVTLSAGILLICFQKPPTDGVGVCFIAFAIGIGLYACWVTQRIGFCCKVLIKSLEPVSKFPDLNQPIYWMLGAGFLWMSLWILAVIGALNFYFPPLVIIALGLSLAWTAEVMRNIANLTVSRVIALYYLRGMQSNTQFCFQRALTRNLGSACLASLFVPAIEALRIVARGLNLLEGEDEFMFSCAHCCLRVMESIFRYGNGWAFVQIASYGKGFVKASQDTWELFEKEEMEPIVDSDITSSICFLTGVCSGSICVIVVAAWTARVHQSFTATISLLAFFIGYLMTRIAMAVPHACVSCYYVCYAENPENRLFDKMIKDRLNMMKSGRDVVVPTPRVPRQFAAT is encoded by the exons ATGGGTGCTACAGAGCTT gtggaggagagagagagtgatgggggtgaagagagagatgagaatgagaagaaagaagaacagGAAGTGAAGGATGTGGAGAAAGGTGAGGTGGGTTTTCAAGAGGAGGTGGTTGGGAGCCATGGCCATGGAGATTTTCATGTTTCGAGGATGCAGAGGCTGAATCCCTCAAACCCTTTGAGGATTGTCATTAACAGCGCCACTAGAGTTGGAACTCCCTCTCCTCCTCAGCCTGCTCGTCCTGCTCGTCCTGCTCATCCTGCTCATCCTGCTCATCGTGCTCAGCCTCGCTCTGCACCAACTCCAACACCAACACAAACACCAACCCCACAA CCGTCACTGACGACTCTGAATTCAAGAGCTTACACCAATAGAATATCTCTGTTTGTGTTCCTTCTGCACACGGTTGTGGCTGTTGGGGTagttggttttcttgtattcaAGGGAATTCAAGGGTTAATTGGAGGAGCTGAATctatcaaaagaaaagagaaaaaggtgtTAATGCATTATCTGCCGCAAGTTGAAGCTGCATCTCTTTTAAGCATTACTCTTGCATTTACATGGCAAAAGGCTGTCAGGGAATGGCCAACAATCATGCTTCATTTTATACTATGGAGCTCTTTTCTCGTGACGCTATCTGCCGGAATTCTCCTTATTTGCTTCCAAAAGCCTCCCACCGATGGTGTCGGAGTCTGTTTTATTGCCTTCGCAATAGGCATTGGATTATACGCTTGTTGGGTCACGCAGCGAATCGGGTTTTGCTGTAAGGTCTTGATTAAATCGCTTGAACCCGTTTCAAAATTCCCTGATTTGAATCAACCTATTTATTGGATGCTTGGGGCTGGATTCTTGTGGATGTCCCTGTGGATTTTAGCTGTGATTGGAGCCTTGAATTTTTACTTTCCCCCATTGGTCATAATTGCATTGGGTTTGAGCTTGGCTTGGACTGCTGAAGTAATGAGAAACATTGCTAATTTAACTGTAAGTAGGGTCATTGCTCTGTATTATCTCAGGGGAATGCAATCTAATACTCAGTTCTGCTTCCAAAGAGCGTTGACTCGGAATCTTGGAAGTGCTTGTCTAGCCTCTCTCTTTGTGCCTGCAATTGAGGCCCTGAGAATTGTTGCTCGGGGTTTAAATTTGCTCGAGGGAGAAGATGAGTTCATGTTTTCTTGTGCACATTGCTGTCTCAGAGTCATGGAGTCCATCTTCAGATATGGAAATGGCTGGGCCTTTGTGCAG ATAGCATCATATGGAAAAGGTTTCGTGAAGGCTTCACAAGACACTTGGGAGCTCTTTGAGAAGGAAGAAATGGAACCAATTGTTGACTCTGACATAACCAGCTCAATTTGCTTCTTAACGGGGGTCTGCAGTGGCTCTATCTGTGTCATAGTTGTGGCTGCTTGGACAGCCAGAGTACACCAAAGTTTTACAGCCACCATTTCACTCCTTGCTTTCTTCATTGGATACCTCATG ACGAGGATTGCCATGGCAGTACCGCACGCCTGCGTGAGTTGTTATTATGTTTGCTATGCGGAGAATCCCGAGAACAGGCtgtttgataaaatgataaaagatcGTCTCAACATGATGAAGTCTGGCCGCGATGTGGTTGTGCCTACACCCCGAGTGCCCCGCCAGTTTGCAGCAACATAG
- the LOC132191263 gene encoding N-terminal acetyltransferase A complex catalytic subunit NAA10: MVCIRKATIDDLLAMQTCNLFCLPENYQMKYYLYHILSWPQLLYVAEDYNGRIVGYVLAKMEEESNECHGHITSLAVLRTHRKLGLATKLMSAAQNAMEQVFGAEYVSLHVRKSNRAAFNLYTETLGYKIHDVEAKYYADGEDAYDMRKQLKGKHGHGHGHGHHDHGHGHGHGHGHGHGHHHEHGGGCCSGVEGKVIGKKEAKAM, from the coding sequence ATGGTGTGCATTCGCAAGGCCACCATAGATGACCTTTTGGCCATGCAGACCTGCAACCTCTTCTGCCTGCCTGAGAACTACCAGATGAAGTACTACCTCTACCACATCCTCTCATGGCCTCAGCTACTCTACGTGGCTGAGGACTACAATGGCCGCATCGTCGGATACGTTTTGGCCAAGATGGAGGAAGAGAGCAACGAGTGTCACGGCCACATCACGTCCTTGGCTGTGCTGAGGACGCACCGCAAACTCGGCTTGGCCACGAAGCTCATGAGCGCTGCTCAGAACGCGATGGAGCAGGTGTTTGGGGCGGAGTATGTTTCGCTGCACGTGAGGAAGAGCAATAGGGCGGCGTTTAATTTGTACACGGAGACTTTGGGGTACAAGATTCATGATGTGGAGGCGAAGTACTATGCGGATGGGGAGGATGCGTATGACATGAGGAAGCAGCTGAAGGGGAAGCATGGCCATGGTCATGGTCATGGTCATCATGACCATGGGCACGGGCACGGGCATGGGCATGGGCACGGGCATGGGCATCATCATGAGCACGGTGGTGGGTGCTGTTCTGGGGTGGAGGGGAAGGTTATTGGGAAGAAAGAGGCGAAGGCTATGTGA